From Plectropomus leopardus isolate mb chromosome 17, YSFRI_Pleo_2.0, whole genome shotgun sequence, a single genomic window includes:
- the dnaja3a gene encoding dnaJ heat shock protein family (Hsp40) member A3a isoform X2, with protein MMASSAARRSSRWITVIVSSGHLRAAGAVVCSGHGGVRSISTLGAGKLWRTGSPLCGGAEKALTLRGLSGIKSPSVACTLSFHTSAPSSSKQDYYQILDVPRTATQKEIKKAYYQLAKKYHPDTNKDDPQAKEKFAQLAEAYEVLSDEGKRKQYDAYGSAGFDAGQAGGGQHYWSGQTSHVDPEELFRKIFGEFSGGRGFGDFSAIFEQPQEYIMELTFTQAAKGVNKEFSVNVDATCQRCDGKGHEPGTKIQHCHYCNGSGMETVNTGPFVMRSTCRRCGGKGTVISTPCHSCKGVGQTKQRRTVMVPVPAGVEDGQTVRMPVGKKEIFITFRVQKSPVFRRDGADIHSDLFVSVAQAILGGTARAQGLYETLNLSIPAGIQTDQRIRLSGKGIARVSGYGFGDHYVHVKIKVPKTLTDRQRSLLMSYAEDETDVEGTVNGVTNTATGKRSSWN; from the exons ATGATGGCGTCCTCGGCTGCTCGTCGCTCCTCACGCTGGATTACAGTCATCGTGTCCTCTGGACATTTGAGGGCTGCCGGTGCTGTTGTGTGCTCTGGCCATGGAGGGGTCCGCAGTATTTCCACACTGGGAGCGGGAAAGCTGTGGCGGACAGGGAGCCCGCTGTGTGGCGGAGCAGAGAAAGCGTTGACATTGAGAGGGCTGTCAG gcATCAAATCTCCCAGTGTTGCCTGCACGCTGTCCTTTCACACAAGTGCCCCTTCCAGCAGCAAGCAGGACTACTACCAGATCCTCGACGTGCCTCGCACAGCAACCCAGAAAGAGATCAAGAAAGCCTACTACCAG CTGGCCAAAAAGTATCACCCTGACACCAACAAAGATGACCCACAAGCCAAGGAAAAATTTGCTCAGCTGGCTGAAGCTTATGAG GTTCTGAGCGATGAAGGAAAGAGGAAGCAGTACGACGCGTACGGCTCAGCAGGCTTTGACGCTGGTCAGGCAGGTGGAGGGCAGCACTACTGGTCTGGACAAACCAGCCATGTTGACCCAGAGGAGCTCTTCCGCAAGATTTTCGGGGAATTCTCTGGAGGCCGTGGCTTTGGAGACTTCAGTGCCATATTTGAACAGCCTCAGGAG taCATCATGGAGCTGACGTTCACTCAGGCGGCAAAGGGAGTCAACAAAGAGTTTTCTGTTAACGTAGATGCAACTTGCCAGCGCTGTGATGGTAAGGGCCACGAGCCCGGTACCAAAATCCAGCACTGCCACTACTGCAACGGCTCTGGCATG GAGACAGTGAACACGGGTCCGTTTGTGATGCGCTCCACGTGTCGTCGCTGTGGAGGCAAAGGCACCGTCATTTCCACTCCCTGTCACTCCTGTAAAGGGGTGGGGCAGACCAAACAGAGGAGGACTGTGATGGTTCCTGTGCCTGCAG GAGTGGAGGATGGTCAGACAGTCAGAATGCCAGTTGGTAAGAAGGAGATCTTCATCACGTTTAGG GTCCAGAAAAGTCCCGTATTCAGGAGGGATGGTGCAGACATCCACTCTgatctttttgtctctgtggcACAAGCTATCCTGGGCGGCACGGCCAGGGCACAGGGCCTTTATGAAACACTAAACTTATCT ATTCCTGCAGGAATCCAGACAGATCAGAGGATTCGACTGTCAGGGAAGGGAATCGCTCGTGTCAGTGGCTATGGCTTCGGGGACCATTATGtccatgtcaaaataaaagtacccaA GACGCTGACAGATAGACAAAGATCTCTGCTAATGAGCTACGCTGAGGACGAAACAGACGTGGAGGGGACGGTTAATGGTGTCACTAATACCGccacag GTAAAAGGTCATCCTGGAACTGA
- the dnaja3a gene encoding dnaJ heat shock protein family (Hsp40) member A3a isoform X1: MMASSAARRSSRWITVIVSSGHLRAAGAVVCSGHGGVRSISTLGAGKLWRTGSPLCGGAEKALTLRGLSGIKSPSVACTLSFHTSAPSSSKQDYYQILDVPRTATQKEIKKAYYQLAKKYHPDTNKDDPQAKEKFAQLAEAYEVLSDEGKRKQYDAYGSAGFDAGQAGGGQHYWSGQTSHVDPEELFRKIFGEFSGGRGFGDFSAIFEQPQEYIMELTFTQAAKGVNKEFSVNVDATCQRCDGKGHEPGTKIQHCHYCNGSGMETVNTGPFVMRSTCRRCGGKGTVISTPCHSCKGVGQTKQRRTVMVPVPAGVEDGQTVRMPVGKKEIFITFRVQKSPVFRRDGADIHSDLFVSVAQAILGGTARAQGLYETLNLSIPAGIQTDQRIRLSGKGIARVSGYGFGDHYVHVKIKVPKTLTDRQRSLLMSYAEDETDVEGTVNGVTNTATGGGSSGKRSEAGQREHNIKEGELKQEGGFFSKLKKLFSSS, translated from the exons ATGATGGCGTCCTCGGCTGCTCGTCGCTCCTCACGCTGGATTACAGTCATCGTGTCCTCTGGACATTTGAGGGCTGCCGGTGCTGTTGTGTGCTCTGGCCATGGAGGGGTCCGCAGTATTTCCACACTGGGAGCGGGAAAGCTGTGGCGGACAGGGAGCCCGCTGTGTGGCGGAGCAGAGAAAGCGTTGACATTGAGAGGGCTGTCAG gcATCAAATCTCCCAGTGTTGCCTGCACGCTGTCCTTTCACACAAGTGCCCCTTCCAGCAGCAAGCAGGACTACTACCAGATCCTCGACGTGCCTCGCACAGCAACCCAGAAAGAGATCAAGAAAGCCTACTACCAG CTGGCCAAAAAGTATCACCCTGACACCAACAAAGATGACCCACAAGCCAAGGAAAAATTTGCTCAGCTGGCTGAAGCTTATGAG GTTCTGAGCGATGAAGGAAAGAGGAAGCAGTACGACGCGTACGGCTCAGCAGGCTTTGACGCTGGTCAGGCAGGTGGAGGGCAGCACTACTGGTCTGGACAAACCAGCCATGTTGACCCAGAGGAGCTCTTCCGCAAGATTTTCGGGGAATTCTCTGGAGGCCGTGGCTTTGGAGACTTCAGTGCCATATTTGAACAGCCTCAGGAG taCATCATGGAGCTGACGTTCACTCAGGCGGCAAAGGGAGTCAACAAAGAGTTTTCTGTTAACGTAGATGCAACTTGCCAGCGCTGTGATGGTAAGGGCCACGAGCCCGGTACCAAAATCCAGCACTGCCACTACTGCAACGGCTCTGGCATG GAGACAGTGAACACGGGTCCGTTTGTGATGCGCTCCACGTGTCGTCGCTGTGGAGGCAAAGGCACCGTCATTTCCACTCCCTGTCACTCCTGTAAAGGGGTGGGGCAGACCAAACAGAGGAGGACTGTGATGGTTCCTGTGCCTGCAG GAGTGGAGGATGGTCAGACAGTCAGAATGCCAGTTGGTAAGAAGGAGATCTTCATCACGTTTAGG GTCCAGAAAAGTCCCGTATTCAGGAGGGATGGTGCAGACATCCACTCTgatctttttgtctctgtggcACAAGCTATCCTGGGCGGCACGGCCAGGGCACAGGGCCTTTATGAAACACTAAACTTATCT ATTCCTGCAGGAATCCAGACAGATCAGAGGATTCGACTGTCAGGGAAGGGAATCGCTCGTGTCAGTGGCTATGGCTTCGGGGACCATTATGtccatgtcaaaataaaagtacccaA GACGCTGACAGATAGACAAAGATCTCTGCTAATGAGCTACGCTGAGGACGAAACAGACGTGGAGGGGACGGTTAATGGTGTCACTAATACCGccacag GTGGGGGCAGCAGTGGTAAGCGGTCTGAGGCAGGGCAAAGGGAGCATAACATCAAGGAAGGAGAGTTGAAACAAGAGGGGGGCTTCTTCTccaaattaaagaaattgtttAGTTCTTCCTGA